The Candidatus Eremiobacterota bacterium nucleotide sequence CGATGAGCCGCCGCCCTCTCCCACCCTCGGGTGGGAAAGCTCCACAGGCGTTCACAACGGCACCAACTTCTCGGTCATGCACCCGCCGGGATGGAAGCTGATCACTCTTCCCAACACGGCACTTCTGGTGTCACCGGACGACAAGAACACCGTCGTGAGCTTTATGTGGTTTACCGGCCTAGGCACCATGGATCCCGGGAGCCTTACCAACAACACCATTGCCTATAACAACCTGCAGAATTACGAGGTCCTGGGCCAGACTCCCATCCAGACGGTCAACACACCCGGAGGGAGCTACCGCTTCATGGAGCAGGACGGCTCATATGATTACCGCGGCGAGAGATGCCGGCACCACCTCACCTCGATAGTCAACGACAGCGGCAACCCTTACCTGGCTTTCTGGAGCGGGAGCATGATCTGGAGCCAGGCGCCTGAGGATAAGTTTGACGACTCCAGGCAGACCCTCGATCTCATTGCCAACAGCATCAAGATTGTGCCTCCGGAGCCGGCACCGCTCCCGCCGCCAGGGCCTCCAGGAATACCTCCGGGCCCGCCGGCTCCTGAGCCGCCACCGGGCGGGGGCGGCGTGGGAATCGCTTCAAGGAGTCCCTACGGCTCGGGGTTCTAGAAATACAGGCCAGTTTGAAAATCGTCATGCGTGAAAAGGCATGGCGATTTTTTGTCATGCCCGGGTGAGGGCAGGAATGGCCTGCCGAGCTTCCCGAAAGAGAGACAGGAGAGGCATTCGGCCCTGAAGCCCCGAAGAAAGGTATTCCCCAGTGAAAACTCGAGATGAGGACGGCAGCCCCCCCAAGATCCAGGCCGCCGCCAGAGAGCCCGTAATTCCCGCCCTTATTTCATGGGGCGCTCTCGCCGTGCTCCTCCTCTCGTTTCTCATTCCCTCCGGGTTCTTCAAGCATACCCTCTGCACTTTCAAAGTCCTTACCGGCCTTCCCTGTCCTGGCTGCGGCATAAGCAGGAGCATCCTCCAGATCTCCCACGGCCACTTCATCAAGGCATTCCGCTTCAATCCCATGGGGTTTCCCGTGTACCTCTTCCTCATATTCTGCTCTTTTTACAATTTTATCCCACAGGAGATCCGGGATCGTGTGGATTCATTTCTGCTGAGGCACAAGAAAGCCTGTGCCCTGGCATCGGCGCTCTTCGTGGCCCTCCTTCTTGCCCTCTGGACGATCCGCCTTGTCATGCAGAGCTCGGGAAGCCTTATCTTTCTCGATGCCATATGAGCGGCAGGCACGGGCCTTGCTCCACCTCGATATTTCAGGGCTTCCCCTCCCTGAAGGATCTTTTTCCCGGCCGCTTTTCATGGTGAAATATATTTCTGAGGTGACGCCGGATTTTTCTCCCCGCCTCAATAAGGCCGTGGCTTGCAAAAAACAGGTAAAGGAAGCTCACAAGCTTATAGAGACTGCTTACGGCATAGAACCGGTAATTACACTTCCTGCAGTAAACCATCTTTGAAAAGTACAGGAGGCTCACCGGAACTATGGAGAGCACAATGAAATTTTTCTTCGTCACATCATAGTTCCTGTACTCATTGAGCTTTCGGCAATGGGGGCAGCGGACCGTCATATGGTCCGGGCCCACAGAGAGCGGGATCGCGTGGTAATAGTGGCTGAGAAATATCTTCTTCATCACGACATCGAGTTTCTCAAATTCCGCGTCAGAGAGTGCGGTCATATTGAATTTGTCAAAAATATGATGCTCAATATAATCAAGCCTGTCCCTGATGATTCCCCTCTGCAGGCAGTAACGGTAAAGCTCGCTGTCGGGGCAGGGCATGACATAGCCAAGCTGAATTCCTGCGAAACTATGCTCTTTCCAGAACGACATCGTCTCGTGAAAGGTCTCCCAGGTCTCGGCGGGATCACCGAAAATAAAATTCGCCTGGATGGCCATGTTTCTCTCCAGGGAAAGGTGCACTGCCCTGTCAATCTGCTCGGGCGTGATGTGTTTTTTCATGCTCTTGAGGACGAGGGGACTGTAGCTCTCGAAACCATAGGCAATGCCGGTGCAGCCCGAGGCTTTCATGGTATCCAGCAGCTCCTCGTCAAGCTTATCCACCCTGAGCTGGCATCCCCATCTCAGCTCCCAGGGTATCTCTTTTCTGAGCTCA carries:
- a CDS encoding DUF2752 domain-containing protein, which produces MKTRDEDGSPPKIQAAAREPVIPALISWGALAVLLLSFLIPSGFFKHTLCTFKVLTGLPCPGCGISRSILQISHGHFIKAFRFNPMGFPVYLFLIFCSFYNFIPQEIRDRVDSFLLRHKKACALASALFVALLLALWTIRLVMQSSGSLIFLDAI
- a CDS encoding radical SAM protein gives rise to the protein MRLLMVVPNYELEPFGIAIISAVLKRAGYQVDILNKQDTPLLPLVLAEKKHEFVATGGMSCNYHLIEEIVSQAHEGGAKVILGGGIVTSEPELISRVLQIDYSVIGEGEETILELLATLEKGGDLQAVAGIGFFSGDQFILTKRRPPINDLDSLPFPDWDSLDFERHLEAAKPSDQYYFDFSDHPRIYHLLASRSCPFQCTFCYHPLGNKYRQRSIGALFDELRQMVPKFRINNVAISDELFSQNRERVFEFCTRFSELRKEIPWELRWGCQLRVDKLDEELLDTMKASGCTGIAYGFESYSPLVLKSMKKHITPEQIDRAVHLSLERNMAIQANFIFGDPAETWETFHETMSFWKEHSFAGIQLGYVMPCPDSELYRYCLQRGIIRDRLDYIEHHIFDKFNMTALSDAEFEKLDVVMKKIFLSHYYHAIPLSVGPDHMTVRCPHCRKLNEYRNYDVTKKNFIVLSIVPVSLLYFSKMVYCRKCNYRFYAVSSLYKLVSFLYLFFASHGLIEAGRKIRRHLRNIFHHEKRPGKRSFREGKP